The DNA sequence TTTAGGACCTTGGCTGCCTACTCCTGTTACCACAGAAGAAAATATTTACCAACATGCCGATAGCCAGAAAATTATCAATTATTCTTTAATGCTTTTGCTGGAACATTTGAGTCCAAAAGAAAGAGCTGTTTTTATATTGAAAGAAACCTATGATTTTACACATCCAGAAATAGCCGAGATTCTAGATATTAAAATTCCTTCTTCTCGCCAATTACTAAAAAGGGCAAAAGAAAAACTGGAAGCTGAAATGGCAGTTGATCAAATTCATCCACCAACTTTTGTATCTCATTCAGATGAAACCAATATAATTAATCAACTTACAAGTGCTATTAATAATGCTGATATTGAAGCGGTAAAAAAATTACTATCAGCAGAAGTTAAATTGGTTTCTGATGGAGGAGCAAAAACATCTGCTGCAAGAAAAATTATTTTTGGTAAGGAGGATGTAATCAAACTACTAGAAGCCATTTATGGGAAATATCTTGTTCCAAATGCTTACTCCCAATTCGCCATAGTAAACCATAAACCTTCGCTGCTTTATATTTTGGATGGAAAGGTAATTAGATGCATCGTATTCGAAATTAATAAAGGCATTGTGGAAGATATTTTTGTGATTATTAATCCTGATAAATTAAATAAACTCAATTTTTTTCACTGATTCGTCACGCTTCTTTTCTGGGAACTGTCTGTAGGGTGAACTTAAACAAAATGAAATATGACACTTAACAGAATCAGTTATCCGGAAACACCCAAAGGTTTGTACGAAGCCATGTTAAATACAGAAGCTTACATTAATAATTGTGGGCTTTCTCATACAATTATTGAATTGATTAAAACCAGAGCTTCGCAAATAAATGGTTGTGGCTATTGCTTAGATATGCACCACAAAGATGCGCTCCATGCCGGTGAGACTTTGGAGAGATTATATTTATTACCTGCTTGGGAAGAAGCTCCTTGCTACACAGCAGAAGAAAAAGCTGTTTTGAATTTAACAGATGTGCTTACCAAAATAAATGAGTCTAGCCCGCTACAAGTGGAAGAAGCCTATAATCGTATCACTAAATTTTTCAATAAAGAAGAGATTGCTAATACCGTTTTAGCCATTTGCCAAATAAACTCTTGGAATAGAATTGCCCTAAGTTTTGGCCATGTTCCAGGAAGTTACAAACCGCAATACCAAAGCTAAATTTCTATCTCAATGCCTATAACACAAAACCCATAGCTCAGGAAGCTATGGGTTTATGGATTCGAAATAATTAGTAACAAATTTCTCGATTCTCACAAAAGTATGATTCTCACAAATCGAGAATTTACACACACTATTTAACATTTCTCTGTTAAAGGTTACACCGCAATATTAAATACGAAAACATTGATTTTGAACTGAAATGTAGGTGAAGTATCCTTTTTAGAAAGTGAACTGACCACAGATTAAGGTTAAATGACAAAAAGCCGATTACCTTAAAAAGTAACCGGCTAAATAAGCTTTACAATATATTTCTCTATTTACCCTGATAGAAATTTTAATGGCTAGAATATTCTATCAACTGTATTGTAGGCTTTATCTTTAGTAATATTGAATGTCTCTTTTAATTTACCGACTTGTATTGCATACTCTCCTTCTTCTACTGTCCAACGTAGGTCTTTTGCCACAAATGCTAATTCTTGTGCTTTTACTGTAAAGCTCACTTTTTTAGATTCGCCAGCATTTAAACTGATTTTCTCGAATCCTCTTAAGCGCTTAACATCTGGCGTAACTGATGCATATAAATCTGAAATGAACAATTGAACCACCTCTTTACCTTCTCTATTACCTGTATTTTTTACGTTTAAAGTAATGGTTACTGATTCTTCTGGATCAAGATTTTTAGTACTTACTGTTAGATCAGAATATTCGAAAGTGGTGTAGCTCAAGCCAAAACCAAATGGATACTGAATAGCAAAGTCAGATTCGTAATCGTACATGCCAGCCATTTTTGCTTGCTCTTCAGATGGTTTGTGGTCGTAAGTAACCAACGTATTCGCATACATAGGATAAGTATAAGGCAGCTTACCACTCGGATTTATATCACCAAATAAAACTCCTGCAAAAGCATCTCCACCAAAATTACCCGGCAAGTATAATTGTACCACAGCAGCCATTTCTTGCTCGATTTTACTGATGAGTCTTGGTCTACCTTCATTCAAAACAAGAATAACTGGTTTGCCTGTTTTGGCTAATACTTTCGCTAAACTTAATTGA is a window from the Chondrinema litorale genome containing:
- a CDS encoding sigma-70 family RNA polymerase sigma factor, which codes for MKTAFLEVNSMTSIFEQYQPQLFPYAYNILGDFMEAEDLVQEVLNRFLLDNQAHVDNPKNYLIRSVINRAINQKKLLRKQKETYLGPWLPTPVTTEENIYQHADSQKIINYSLMLLLEHLSPKERAVFILKETYDFTHPEIAEILDIKIPSSRQLLKRAKEKLEAEMAVDQIHPPTFVSHSDETNIINQLTSAINNADIEAVKKLLSAEVKLVSDGGAKTSAARKIIFGKEDVIKLLEAIYGKYLVPNAYSQFAIVNHKPSLLYILDGKVIRCIVFEINKGIVEDIFVIINPDKLNKLNFFH
- a CDS encoding carboxymuconolactone decarboxylase family protein encodes the protein MTLNRISYPETPKGLYEAMLNTEAYINNCGLSHTIIELIKTRASQINGCGYCLDMHHKDALHAGETLERLYLLPAWEEAPCYTAEEKAVLNLTDVLTKINESSPLQVEEAYNRITKFFNKEEIANTVLAICQINSWNRIALSFGHVPGSYKPQYQS